The Coregonus clupeaformis isolate EN_2021a chromosome 8, ASM2061545v1, whole genome shotgun sequence genome has a segment encoding these proteins:
- the si:ch211-196f2.6 gene encoding immunoglobulin domain-containing protein isoform X1, translating into MTESDMRKRCVYTLLVFVLIQTGMTDSGISVSHTWDGYHLSITCRLMGDNDTVSQINWEMTNSTHHTTTRLKLGIFHPIFGTYVAPEYNDTVEIEGSTSSGSYTLSLRGSAVLEDSQLCCKFITFPSGVLEHCTDTRINESTEEAQESEGPEGLLGERQVEQWALLVGGSTICLLCIATSLYYCWKYCYRHCCCRRRVFEVETYLTDQHTDSEGVTEEPPHQPTLPSTPHPQLQGFDPSKLYTKIKQDLLYGRLWKAYQGSARAWGPTTKQGPQQQGPQQGAELGPQKVYFLLGEHRASQREEPEEPEAEPNLEQEQDPQPTLEGTVEPQTEPEPIHPLALEPGTPRTRTQLPTNLSCTEGGTGTRLRDREGN; encoded by the exons ATGACAGAGTCAGATATGAGAAAACGCTGTGTCTACACTCTTCTGGTCTTCGTGCTGATACAGACAG GCATGACAGACAGTGGGATTTCTGTATCTCACACATGGGATGGATATCATCTATCTATCACCTGTCGTCTCATGGGGGACAATGACACTGTTTCTCAGATCAACTGGGAGATGACCAACagtacacaccacaccaccaccagactgAAACTGGGCATCTTCCATCCCATATTCG GTACCTACGTGGCCCCAGAGTACAACGATACTGTGGAGATCGAGGGTAGTACCTCAAGCGGCAGTTACACGCTCAGCCTGAGAGGTAGCGCTGTGTTGGAGGACAGTCAGCTCTGCTGTAAATTCATCACCTTTCCCTCTGGAGTGCTGGAGCATTGTACAGATACCAGGATTAATGAAAGTacag AGGAGGCCCAGGAGTCAGAAGGCCCAGAGGGTTTACTAGGGGAGAGACAAGTGGAGCAGTGGGCTCTGCTAGTAGGAGGATCTACCATCTGTCTCCTCTGTATTGCcacctctctctactactgctgGAAGTATTGCTACAGACACTGCTGCTGCAG GAGGCGAGTATTCGAGGTGGAGACTTATCTGACAGATCAACACACAGACTCAGAG GGGGTCACAGAGGAGCCACCCCATCAACCCACCCTTCcctcaacccctcacccccagctCCAGGGTTTTGACCCCTCTAAGCTGTACACTAAGATCAAGCAGGACCTGCTGTATGGACGGCTGTGGAAGGCCTACCAGGGGTCGGCTAGGGCCTGGGGCCCCACAACAAAGCAGGGACCACAGCAGCAAGGGCCACAACAAGGGGCAGAACTAGGGCCACAAAAG gtcTATTTTCTTCTGGGGGAACACCGGGCATCACAGAGAGAGGAACCAGAAGAACCGGAAGCAGAACCTAATCTAGAACAGGAACAAGATCCTCAACCAACCCTGGAAGGAACCGTGGAACCACAGACTGAGCCTGAACCTATTCATCCACTAGCCCTGGAACCTGGAACACCTAGAACTAGAACCCAACTTCCCACCAACCTTTCCTGCACAGAGGGAGGAACTGGAACCAGACTCAGGGACAGAGAAGGAAACTGA
- the si:ch211-196f2.6 gene encoding immunoglobulin domain-containing protein isoform X2 has protein sequence MTESDMRKRCVYTLLVFVLIQTGMTDSGISVSHTWDGYHLSITCRLMGDNDTVSQINWEMTNSTHHTTTRLKLGIFHPIFGTYVAPEYNDTVEIEGSTSSGSYTLSLRGSAVLEDSQLCCKFITFPSGVLEHCTDTRINESTEEAQESEGPEGLLGERQVEQWALLVGGSTICLLCIATSLYYCWKYCYRHCCCRRRVFEVETYLTDQHTDSEGVTEEPPHQPTLPSTPHPQLQGFDPSKLYTKIKQDLLYGRLWKAYQGSARAWGPTTKQGPQQQGPQQGAELGPQKREEPEEPEAEPNLEQEQDPQPTLEGTVEPQTEPEPIHPLALEPGTPRTRTQLPTNLSCTEGGTGTRLRDREGN, from the exons ATGACAGAGTCAGATATGAGAAAACGCTGTGTCTACACTCTTCTGGTCTTCGTGCTGATACAGACAG GCATGACAGACAGTGGGATTTCTGTATCTCACACATGGGATGGATATCATCTATCTATCACCTGTCGTCTCATGGGGGACAATGACACTGTTTCTCAGATCAACTGGGAGATGACCAACagtacacaccacaccaccaccagactgAAACTGGGCATCTTCCATCCCATATTCG GTACCTACGTGGCCCCAGAGTACAACGATACTGTGGAGATCGAGGGTAGTACCTCAAGCGGCAGTTACACGCTCAGCCTGAGAGGTAGCGCTGTGTTGGAGGACAGTCAGCTCTGCTGTAAATTCATCACCTTTCCCTCTGGAGTGCTGGAGCATTGTACAGATACCAGGATTAATGAAAGTacag AGGAGGCCCAGGAGTCAGAAGGCCCAGAGGGTTTACTAGGGGAGAGACAAGTGGAGCAGTGGGCTCTGCTAGTAGGAGGATCTACCATCTGTCTCCTCTGTATTGCcacctctctctactactgctgGAAGTATTGCTACAGACACTGCTGCTGCAG GAGGCGAGTATTCGAGGTGGAGACTTATCTGACAGATCAACACACAGACTCAGAG GGGGTCACAGAGGAGCCACCCCATCAACCCACCCTTCcctcaacccctcacccccagctCCAGGGTTTTGACCCCTCTAAGCTGTACACTAAGATCAAGCAGGACCTGCTGTATGGACGGCTGTGGAAGGCCTACCAGGGGTCGGCTAGGGCCTGGGGCCCCACAACAAAGCAGGGACCACAGCAGCAAGGGCCACAACAAGGGGCAGAACTAGGGCCACAAAAG AGAGAGGAACCAGAAGAACCGGAAGCAGAACCTAATCTAGAACAGGAACAAGATCCTCAACCAACCCTGGAAGGAACCGTGGAACCACAGACTGAGCCTGAACCTATTCATCCACTAGCCCTGGAACCTGGAACACCTAGAACTAGAACCCAACTTCCCACCAACCTTTCCTGCACAGAGGGAGGAACTGGAACCAGACTCAGGGACAGAGAAGGAAACTGA